Part of the Methylorubrum populi genome is shown below.
CCTCGCCGGCCTGCCGATCGTGCTGCGGCCCTTCCGGCCGCGCCTGCCCATCGAGACCGTGATGATCCACCCGGCGGGCCGTCCGCCGGGGCGGATCGCCGAGCGGCTGATGGATCACCTCAGGGCGCAGCGGGACGTCCTGAGGGATGAGCCGTAGGTCTGCTCAGCGGTCGCGCAGCAGCAGGTAGAGCGCGTGGATCGAGCCCGGCAGGTAGAACAGCAGGCAGAGCAGGATGTTGAACAGGAACTGGATCCCGATCCCGTTCGTCATCAGCACCGAGATCGGCGGCAGGAAGAACGCGATCAGGATCTTGATGAGGGTCGACAAGGGGAACTCCGGTTCGCTCACTGCGGTCGGGCGGTGAACGAAAGCGGAGCGGTTGGGTTCCGTGCCGGGCGGCCTTCCCGGAGGGCGGCCGCCCATCGGTCGGTCAGGCTGCCTGCTTCAGCGCGTCGTAGAAGCGCCCGCCGGATTCGGCCATCGCCAGGAGGTTGTCCGGCGGGCTGAAGCG
Proteins encoded:
- a CDS encoding YqaE/Pmp3 family membrane protein produces the protein MSTLIKILIAFFLPPISVLMTNGIGIQFLFNILLCLLFYLPGSIHALYLLLRDR